Proteins from one Mytilus galloprovincialis chromosome 11, xbMytGall1.hap1.1, whole genome shotgun sequence genomic window:
- the LOC143052861 gene encoding uncharacterized protein LOC143052861, whose translation MSHVRKDILFLILWLLETLIHVCGEAHPQLCICPIFPRLDADIVEYHGKCLTYGHEDGVCYVNCYNGYVGDSCELKTGTRECYNWNPCQNGGTCVDASKCFCRNGYTGRSCETNIDECASSPCQHGGVCHDGVNSLTCTCSTGYTGIHCESDTNECISNPCQHGGVCHDALNNFTCTCTLGYTGSYCETVDACASNPCQTTGVCIDQNNGYTCNCAKGFVGIHCQYDINECHSSPCVNKGVCNDLINGYNCSCQPGYNGKHCQNEPTIKIAPKILMNEVKPIDEGTRLYNIPCFAEGIPQPEVKWESIDKPYIPTNSKQVADFLIFQNVTTNDTGLYMCTAKNEIGTDIKVVHIIVKVKLQKLHTAPIIHALSMVQVNYYGDARLVCNVTGYPSPAITWKYNNILLQSFENIIVVHNVTNSTTGYYTCIATNDAGTSQANVLLKATYDVPRIITPPKTTVIMTGHSHNFTCIATGHPPPSIKWSFKSFTKQSTALPSHQLHQQGSLLTLFSIKTHESGSLTCTAENEFGNDKASVAVVFRHPSTSGFG comes from the exons ATGTCACATGTCCGCAAAG ACATACTTTTCTTAATTTTGTGGTTATTGGAAACATTGATACACGTTTGTGGAGAAG CACATCCCCAATTATGTATTTGCCCAATTTTTCCGAGACTTGATGCTGACATTGTCGAGTATCATGGAAAATGTTTGACGTATGGACATGAAGATGGAGTTTGTTATGTAAATTGTTATAATGGATATGTTGGTGATTCGTGTGAATTAAAAACAG GTACACGGGAATGTTATAACTGGAATCCTTGTCAAAACGGCGGCACATGTGTAGATGCATCGAAATGCTTCTGTCGAAATGGTTATACTGGCCGGTCTTGTGAAACAA ATATAGATGAGTGTGCCAGTAGCCCGTGTCAACATGGTGGTGTTTGTCATGATGGTGTTAATTCCTTAACATGCACTTGTTCTACTGGGTACACTGGTATACATTGTGAATCAG ATACCAATGAGTGTATTAGTAATCCATGTCAACACGGTGGTGTCTGTCATGATGCATTAAATAATTTCACTTGTACTTGTACATTAGGATATACTGGTTCATATTGTGAAACAG TGGATGCATGTGCAAGTAATCCCTGTCAAACTACAGGAGTGTGCATTGACCAGAACAATGGATACACGTGTAATTGTGCAAAAGGATTTGTAGGGATACATTGTCAATACG ATATCAACGAATGCCACAGCTCTCCATGTGTCAACAAAGGGGTATGTAATGATCTGATCAATGGATATAACTGTAGCTGTCAACCAGGATATAACGGAAAGCACTGTCAAAATG AACCAACAATAAAGATTGCCCCTAAAATATTGATGAATGAAGTAAAACCAATTGATGAAGGAACACGACTTTACAACATTCCATGTTTTGCGGAAGGTATTCCTCAACCTGAAGTCAAATGGGAATCAATTGAC AAACCATACATACCAACTAACTCAAAACAAGTTGCCGATTTCTTAATTTTCCAAAATGTTACCACGAATGATACAGGACTGTATATGTGTACGGCAAAGAATGAAATAGGAACTGATATAAAAGTTGTGCATATCATTGTGAAAG TGAAACTTCAAAAACTTCATACTGCACCTATAATTCATGCATTATCTATGGTACAAGTGAATTACTATGGAGATGCGAGACTGGTATGCAACGTTACAGGTTATCCATCACCAGCAATTACTTGGAAATATAACAAT ATATTGTTGCAGTCATTTGAAAACATCATAGTTGTGCATAATGTGACCAATTCAACTACGGGATATTATACTTGTATTGCAACGAATGACGCTGGCACCAGCCAAGCAAATGTTTTACTTAAAGCTACGTATG ATGTTCCCCGTATCATCACACCTCCTAAAACAACTGTTATAATGACGGGACATTCACACAATTTTACATGTATTGCAACTGGGCATCCACCCCCATCAATCAAATGGTCCTTCAAATCT TTTACAAAGCAGTCAACAGCACTTCCGTCCCATCAGCTTCACCAACAAGGTAGTCTTTTGACACTGTTTTCTATCAAGACGCATGAATCTGGTTCTCTCACTTGTACAGCTGAAAATGAATTTGGAAATGACAAAGCTTCGGTAGCAGTGGTATTTAGACATC CTAGCACCTCAGGTTTCGGATGA